Proteins co-encoded in one Zalophus californianus isolate mZalCal1 chromosome 9, mZalCal1.pri.v2, whole genome shotgun sequence genomic window:
- the KRT2 gene encoding keratin, type II cytoskeletal 2 epidermal isoform X2, producing MSCQITCRSRRGGGGGFRGFSSGSAVLSGGSRRSATSFSCLSRHGGGGGGYGGGGFGSRSLVGLGGTKSISISVAGGGGSFGSGGGFGGRGGGFGGGSGFGGGSGFGGGGFGGGGFGGGGFGGGRFGGGGGFGGFGGPGGGGPGGFPGGGIHEVSINESLLQPLNVKIDPEIQNVKSQEREQIKTLNNKFASFIDKVRFLEQQNQVLQTKWELLQRLDVGTRTTNLEPIFQAYIAKLKKYVDTLSAERTSQDSELNNIQDLVEDFRKKYEDEINKRTAAENDFVTLKKDVDKIYMTKVELQAKTDVLTQELEFMKFLFEAELSQMQQTITDTNIVLSMDNNRSLDLDSIISEVRSQYEEIAQKSKAEAEALYHSKYEELQVTAGKHGDSLKEVKMEISELNRMIQRLQGEIAHVKKQCKSVQEAIADAEQKGEHALKDAQSKLSDLEAALQQAREDLTRLLRDYQELMNVKLALDVEIATYRKLLEGEECRMSGDLSSNVTVSVSSSTMSSSVASRAGFGGYGSGGRGSSSGGGGYSSGSGSYSSGGRGSSSRGGGGGGYGSGGGSRGGSGSGGGYGSGGGSRGGSGSGGGYGSGGGSRGGSGSGGGYGSGGGSRGGSGSGGGYGSGGGYGSGGGSRGGSSSEKGGSGSGEGYGSSVTFSFR from the exons ATGAGTTGTCAGATCACCTGCAGATCtcgaagaggaggaggaggaggattccGGGGCTTTAGCAGCGGCTCAGCCGTGCTCTCCGGTGGGAGCCGGAGATCGGCCACTAGCTTCTCCTGCTTGAGCCGCCATGGTGGTGGCGGAGGGGGCTACGGCGGGGGCGGCTTTGGCAGTCGGAGTCTTGTTGGCCTTGGAGGCACCAAGAGCATCTCCATTAGTGTGGCTGGAGGAGGTGGAAGCTTTGGCTCCGGTGGTGGATTTGGTGGCAGAGGAGGTGGCTTCGGAGGAGGCAGCGGCTTCGGTGGAGGCA GCGGCTTTGGAGGAGGCGGTTTTGGAGGTGGCGGCTTTGGCGGCGGTGGCTTTGGAGGAGGCCGCTTTGGAGGTGGCGGTGGCTTTGGAGGTTTTGGGGGTCCTGGCGGCGGTGGGCCTGGAGGATTCCCTGGTGGAGGCATCCACGAAGTCTCCATCAACGAGAGCCTCCTGCAGCCTCTCAACGTGAAAATTGACCCAGAGATCCAGAACGTGAAGTCTCAGGAGCGGGAGCAGATCAAAACGCTCAACAACAAATTTGCCTCTTTCATTGACAAG GTGCGGTTCCTGGAGCAGCAGAACCAGGTGCTACAGACCAAGTGGGAGCTGCTGCAGCGGCTGGATGTGGGCACCCGCACCACCAACCTGGAGCCCATCTTTCAAGCGTACATTGCCAAACTGAAGAAATACGTGGATACGCTCTCTGCAGAACGAACATCCCAAGATTCAGAGCTGAACAACATTCAGgatcttgttgaggattttaggAAGAA GTATGAGGATGAAATCAACAAGCGCACAGCTGCCGAGAATGATTTTGTGACCCTTAAAAAG GACGTGGACAAGATCTACATGACCAAGGTGGAGCTGCAGGCCAAGACAGATGTGCTGACCCAGGAGCTTGAGTTCATGAAATTCCTTTTTGAGGCG GAGCTGTCCCAGATGCAGCAGACTATCACCGACACCAACATCGTCCTGTCCATGGACAACAACCGCAGCCTGGACCTGGACAGCATCATCTCCGAGGTCCGCAGCCAGTACGAGGAGATCGCCCAGAAGAGCAAGGCCGAGGCCGAGGCGCTCTACCACAGCAAG TATGAAGAGCTCCAGGTGACGGCGGGGAAACACGGAGACAGCCTGAAGGAGGTCAAGATGGAGATCAGCGAGCTGAACCGCATGATCCAGAGGCTGCAAGGGGAGATCGCCCACGTGAAGAAGCAG tgtAAGAGTGTGCAAGAAGCCATCGCAGATGCTGAGCAGAAGGGAGAGCACGCCCTCAAAGATGCTCAGAGCAAGCTCTCTGACCTGGAGGCTGCCCTGCAACAGGCCCGGGAGGATCTGACCCGGCTGCTGCGTGACTACCAGGAGCTCATGAACGTCAAGCTGGCCCTGGACGTGGAGATTGCCACCTACCGCAAGCTGCTGGAGGGCGAGGAGTGCAG gATGTCTGGAGACCTCAGTAGCAACGTGACTGTGT CTGTGAGCAGCAGCACCATGTCTTCGAGTGTGGCATCCAGGGCCGGCTTTGGAGGCTATGGTTCTGGAGGTAGAGGATCCAGTTCTGGAGGAGGAGGCTACAGCTCTGGAAGTGGCAGTTACAGCTCGGGAGGCAGAGGCTCCAGCTCCAGAGGTGGCGGTGGAGGGGGCTACGGTTCTGGAGGCGGCTCCAGAGGAGGTTCCGGCTCTGGAGGAGGATATGGTTCTGGAGGCGGCTCCAGAGGAGGTTCCGGCTCTGGAGGAGGATATGGTTCTGGAGGCGGCTCCAGAGGAGGTTCCGGCTCTGGAGGAGGATATGGTTCTGGAGGCGGCTCCAGAGGAGGTTCCGGCTCTGGAGGAGGATATGGTTCTGGAGGGGGATACGGCTCTGGAGGTGGCTCTAGAGGAGGTTCCAGCTCTGAAaagggtggttctggctcaggtgaAGGTTACGGTTCCAGCGTGACCTTCTCTTTTAGATAA
- the KRT2 gene encoding keratin, type II cytoskeletal 2 epidermal isoform X1: MSCQITCRSRRGGGGGFRGFSSGSAVLSGGSRRSATSFSCLSRHGGGGGGYGGGGFGSRSLVGLGGTKSISISVAGGGGSFGSGGGFGGRGGGFGGGSGFGGGSGFGGGSGFGGGSGFGGGSGFGGGSGFGGGGFGGGGFGGGGFGGGGFGGGRFGGGGGFGGFGGPGGGGPGGFPGGGIHEVSINESLLQPLNVKIDPEIQNVKSQEREQIKTLNNKFASFIDKVRFLEQQNQVLQTKWELLQRLDVGTRTTNLEPIFQAYIAKLKKYVDTLSAERTSQDSELNNIQDLVEDFRKKYEDEINKRTAAENDFVTLKKDVDKIYMTKVELQAKTDVLTQELEFMKFLFEAELSQMQQTITDTNIVLSMDNNRSLDLDSIISEVRSQYEEIAQKSKAEAEALYHSKYEELQVTAGKHGDSLKEVKMEISELNRMIQRLQGEIAHVKKQCKSVQEAIADAEQKGEHALKDAQSKLSDLEAALQQAREDLTRLLRDYQELMNVKLALDVEIATYRKLLEGEECRMSGDLSSNVTVSVSSSTMSSSVASRAGFGGYGSGGRGSSSGGGGYSSGSGSYSSGGRGSSSRGGGGGGYGSGGGSRGGSGSGGGYGSGGGSRGGSGSGGGYGSGGGSRGGSGSGGGYGSGGGSRGGSGSGGGYGSGGGYGSGGGSRGGSSSEKGGSGSGEGYGSSVTFSFR; the protein is encoded by the exons ATGAGTTGTCAGATCACCTGCAGATCtcgaagaggaggaggaggaggattccGGGGCTTTAGCAGCGGCTCAGCCGTGCTCTCCGGTGGGAGCCGGAGATCGGCCACTAGCTTCTCCTGCTTGAGCCGCCATGGTGGTGGCGGAGGGGGCTACGGCGGGGGCGGCTTTGGCAGTCGGAGTCTTGTTGGCCTTGGAGGCACCAAGAGCATCTCCATTAGTGTGGCTGGAGGAGGTGGAAGCTTTGGCTCCGGTGGTGGATTTGGTGGCAGAGGAGGTGGCTTCGGAGGAGGCAGCGGCTTCGGTGGAGGCAGCGGCTTCGGTGGAGGCAGCGGCTTCGGTGGAGGCAGCGGCTTCGGTGGAGGCAGCGGCTTCGGTGGAGGCAGCGGCTTCGGTGGAGGCGGCTTTGGAGGAGGCGGTTTTGGAGGTGGCGGCTTTGGCGGCGGTGGCTTTGGAGGAGGCCGCTTTGGAGGTGGCGGTGGCTTTGGAGGTTTTGGGGGTCCTGGCGGCGGTGGGCCTGGAGGATTCCCTGGTGGAGGCATCCACGAAGTCTCCATCAACGAGAGCCTCCTGCAGCCTCTCAACGTGAAAATTGACCCAGAGATCCAGAACGTGAAGTCTCAGGAGCGGGAGCAGATCAAAACGCTCAACAACAAATTTGCCTCTTTCATTGACAAG GTGCGGTTCCTGGAGCAGCAGAACCAGGTGCTACAGACCAAGTGGGAGCTGCTGCAGCGGCTGGATGTGGGCACCCGCACCACCAACCTGGAGCCCATCTTTCAAGCGTACATTGCCAAACTGAAGAAATACGTGGATACGCTCTCTGCAGAACGAACATCCCAAGATTCAGAGCTGAACAACATTCAGgatcttgttgaggattttaggAAGAA GTATGAGGATGAAATCAACAAGCGCACAGCTGCCGAGAATGATTTTGTGACCCTTAAAAAG GACGTGGACAAGATCTACATGACCAAGGTGGAGCTGCAGGCCAAGACAGATGTGCTGACCCAGGAGCTTGAGTTCATGAAATTCCTTTTTGAGGCG GAGCTGTCCCAGATGCAGCAGACTATCACCGACACCAACATCGTCCTGTCCATGGACAACAACCGCAGCCTGGACCTGGACAGCATCATCTCCGAGGTCCGCAGCCAGTACGAGGAGATCGCCCAGAAGAGCAAGGCCGAGGCCGAGGCGCTCTACCACAGCAAG TATGAAGAGCTCCAGGTGACGGCGGGGAAACACGGAGACAGCCTGAAGGAGGTCAAGATGGAGATCAGCGAGCTGAACCGCATGATCCAGAGGCTGCAAGGGGAGATCGCCCACGTGAAGAAGCAG tgtAAGAGTGTGCAAGAAGCCATCGCAGATGCTGAGCAGAAGGGAGAGCACGCCCTCAAAGATGCTCAGAGCAAGCTCTCTGACCTGGAGGCTGCCCTGCAACAGGCCCGGGAGGATCTGACCCGGCTGCTGCGTGACTACCAGGAGCTCATGAACGTCAAGCTGGCCCTGGACGTGGAGATTGCCACCTACCGCAAGCTGCTGGAGGGCGAGGAGTGCAG gATGTCTGGAGACCTCAGTAGCAACGTGACTGTGT CTGTGAGCAGCAGCACCATGTCTTCGAGTGTGGCATCCAGGGCCGGCTTTGGAGGCTATGGTTCTGGAGGTAGAGGATCCAGTTCTGGAGGAGGAGGCTACAGCTCTGGAAGTGGCAGTTACAGCTCGGGAGGCAGAGGCTCCAGCTCCAGAGGTGGCGGTGGAGGGGGCTACGGTTCTGGAGGCGGCTCCAGAGGAGGTTCCGGCTCTGGAGGAGGATATGGTTCTGGAGGCGGCTCCAGAGGAGGTTCCGGCTCTGGAGGAGGATATGGTTCTGGAGGCGGCTCCAGAGGAGGTTCCGGCTCTGGAGGAGGATATGGTTCTGGAGGCGGCTCCAGAGGAGGTTCCGGCTCTGGAGGAGGATATGGTTCTGGAGGGGGATACGGCTCTGGAGGTGGCTCTAGAGGAGGTTCCAGCTCTGAAaagggtggttctggctcaggtgaAGGTTACGGTTCCAGCGTGACCTTCTCTTTTAGATAA